The Myxococcota bacterium genome contains a region encoding:
- a CDS encoding VOC family protein yields MQDRWEEDTSPPGLVLPRRQGGSLDHIALGVPDMPRALEEIAERTGATPFSNEPEPGQWYWSGALALGDDAFLEILGPNPAHQGFQPLKQLVSGYDAPRLLFWYVATADFAAFRERAQTLGAPLERVERVDFIRNSVAIDYERGILGPGFVSQRPCIIEWRKRDLHPDADRRCNLQSLQLRHPEAAKMNTLFGSLGIEQVVEEGPSWIALTLDTPKGPVVFENPGESLVGLSSVLRMARLFLRYLRA; encoded by the coding sequence GTGCAGGACCGATGGGAGGAGGACACTTCGCCGCCCGGGCTCGTCCTGCCGCGCCGGCAAGGCGGGTCGTTGGACCACATCGCACTCGGCGTGCCCGACATGCCCAGGGCTCTCGAGGAGATCGCCGAGCGCACCGGTGCCACCCCCTTCTCCAACGAACCCGAGCCGGGACAGTGGTACTGGAGCGGCGCCCTCGCCCTCGGCGACGATGCCTTCCTCGAGATCCTGGGACCGAACCCAGCACACCAGGGGTTCCAGCCGCTCAAGCAGTTGGTCAGCGGCTATGACGCGCCGCGCCTGCTCTTCTGGTACGTAGCGACGGCCGACTTCGCCGCGTTCCGGGAGCGGGCGCAAACGCTCGGGGCTCCGCTGGAGCGCGTCGAGCGGGTCGACTTCATCCGCAATAGCGTCGCCATCGACTACGAGCGCGGAATCCTAGGCCCGGGCTTCGTGAGTCAACGCCCCTGCATCATCGAGTGGCGGAAGCGCGACCTGCACCCCGACGCGGATCGGCGCTGCAACCTCCAATCGCTCCAACTGCGTCACCCGGAAGCCGCGAAGATGAACACCCTGTTCGGTTCGCTGGGGATCGAGCAGGTGGTCGAAGAAGGACCCTCCTGGATCGCGCTGACCCTCGATACGCCGAAGGGACCGGTGGTCTTCGAGAACCCGGGTGAATCCCTGGTCGGACTCTCCTCGGTCCTGCGGATGGCTCGGCTCTTCCTCCGCTACCTCCGCGCCTGA
- a CDS encoding VOC family protein — protein MPLALRRVLLFVKDLEAQERFYREVLGLEPQDGPETSPDFVCLQADGMELALHRVPEAIADTLDIATPPEPRSGTPLKLIFSVEDVAATCARLSARGVRLGELQRFGALEFCDALDLEGNVFQISSRP, from the coding sequence ATGCCGCTCGCCCTTCGGCGCGTCCTCTTGTTCGTGAAGGACCTCGAAGCCCAGGAACGCTTCTACCGGGAGGTGCTCGGCCTCGAGCCCCAGGACGGTCCCGAGACATCCCCCGACTTCGTCTGCCTTCAAGCCGACGGGATGGAGCTGGCCCTGCATCGGGTTCCCGAAGCGATCGCCGATACCCTCGACATCGCAACCCCACCGGAGCCGCGGTCCGGAACCCCGCTGAAACTGATCTTCAGCGTCGAAGACGTCGCGGCCACCTGCGCCCGTCTGTCTGCTCGTGGCGTTCGGCTGGGCGAACTCCAACGCTTCGGCGCCCTCGAGTTCTGCGACGCCCTGGATCTCGAAGGCAACGTCTTCCAGATCTCGAGCCGGCCCTAG
- a CDS encoding transcriptional repressor — MAHEVEHRTLARYLEDHQLKHTKQREAILDIFLEVSGHITGEDLHQRVREHHPQIGYTTVYRTMKLLCEAGLAHEHNFDGVTRYEIAHEHHDHLVCTKCGRIVEFECEMIESAQDKIAAQYGFRVLRHRHELYGHCPDCQKESAPARR, encoded by the coding sequence ATGGCTCATGAGGTCGAACACCGCACCCTGGCCCGATATCTCGAGGATCACCAGCTCAAGCACACGAAGCAGCGTGAGGCGATCCTCGACATCTTTCTCGAGGTCAGCGGGCACATCACCGGGGAAGACCTCCACCAGCGGGTGCGCGAGCACCACCCCCAGATCGGCTACACGACGGTGTACCGGACCATGAAGCTGTTGTGTGAGGCGGGCCTCGCCCACGAGCACAACTTCGACGGGGTCACCCGCTACGAGATCGCCCACGAGCACCACGATCACCTGGTCTGCACGAAGTGTGGGCGGATCGTCGAGTTCGAGTGCGAGATGATCGAGTCGGCCCAGGACAAGATCGCGGCCCAGTATGGGTTCCGCGTCTTGCGCCACCGGCACGAACTCTACGGCCACTGCCCCGACTGCCAGAAAGAGTCGGCCCCGGCGCGACGCTGA
- a CDS encoding tetratricopeptide repeat protein has translation MSARPPCRRRMRVSFLGWLLVAGLCAAGCNTFQAGRLYQEGTQALDAGAPERAARLLEQAAERAPEASEIQNHLGLAYWQLGRTEEARMAFERALDLDSDNAAAAHNLRGLDGGP, from the coding sequence ATGTCCGCTCGGCCCCCGTGCCGACGCCGGATGCGCGTCTCGTTCCTGGGCTGGCTGCTGGTCGCGGGGCTCTGCGCTGCCGGCTGCAACACGTTCCAGGCCGGCCGGCTCTACCAGGAAGGGACCCAGGCCCTCGACGCAGGCGCCCCGGAGCGGGCCGCGCGGCTCCTCGAGCAGGCGGCCGAGCGCGCACCCGAGGCTTCCGAGATCCAGAACCACCTCGGGCTCGCGTACTGGCAGCTCGGTCGCACCGAGGAGGCCCGCATGGCCTTCGAGCGCGCGCTCGATCTCGACAGCGACAACGCGGCCGCTGCACACAACCTGCGTGGGCTGGACGGGGGGCCCTGA
- a CDS encoding MATE family efflux transporter, whose product MTLEASGSQLSTKPVAGGVREVFDLAYPVVLTTMSTTAMNVVDSAMVGRLGATELAAVGFGGVWMWTFFTFFYGTTSGVQTFVSQADGAGDTEACGSWVWQGLWAVGPAMLLAVGAIGLLLDPIITLLGPSDTMRGHATGYIAARLPGEVGVALSMLIASFFRGIGDTRTPLYATLFGNGVNVVLDYGLIFGELGMPAWGVTGAGVATAIGHWSAAAMLVLAFSRSHIRQRYATGPVGPERRAIRRYLRTGAPIGGEWFLGMTSFAVFTTLIARMGDTEMAASQAFVVLLSLSFMQASGIAIGAATLVGRYVGADDDDAAERSFRSSLTLGTVLGLAIAAVFVLVPEPLMRIFTDDPAVIALGAPLLAMGALFQLFDALGIISEGALRGAGDTRWPFVVHTLFGWAFFVPIAYLLGITWGYGLYGAWVGGLAYVIGLSSVLVWRVRSGAWREIEI is encoded by the coding sequence ATGACCCTCGAAGCCAGCGGAAGCCAACTCTCCACGAAGCCCGTCGCCGGCGGCGTCCGCGAGGTCTTCGACCTCGCCTACCCCGTCGTGCTGACGACGATGTCCACGACGGCCATGAACGTGGTCGACTCGGCGATGGTCGGTCGGCTCGGCGCCACCGAGCTCGCCGCTGTCGGCTTCGGCGGCGTCTGGATGTGGACCTTCTTCACCTTCTTCTACGGGACCACCAGCGGTGTCCAGACCTTCGTCTCCCAGGCCGACGGGGCCGGCGACACGGAAGCGTGTGGGTCGTGGGTGTGGCAGGGCCTCTGGGCCGTAGGGCCGGCCATGCTGCTGGCCGTCGGAGCGATCGGCCTGCTCCTCGATCCCATCATCACGCTGCTCGGGCCCTCGGACACCATGCGGGGCCACGCGACCGGCTACATCGCCGCGCGCCTTCCCGGAGAGGTGGGCGTCGCGCTGAGCATGCTGATCGCCTCGTTCTTCCGGGGCATCGGTGATACCCGCACGCCGCTCTACGCGACCCTCTTCGGGAACGGCGTCAACGTCGTGCTCGACTACGGGCTGATCTTCGGTGAACTCGGCATGCCGGCCTGGGGCGTCACGGGAGCCGGCGTGGCGACGGCGATCGGCCATTGGAGCGCCGCTGCGATGCTGGTGTTGGCGTTCAGCCGGTCTCACATTCGGCAGCGCTATGCCACGGGCCCGGTCGGACCCGAGCGCCGTGCGATCCGCCGCTACCTGCGCACGGGCGCGCCGATCGGCGGCGAGTGGTTCCTCGGCATGACGTCGTTCGCGGTCTTCACCACCCTGATCGCGCGGATGGGCGACACGGAGATGGCGGCGAGCCAGGCCTTCGTGGTGCTGCTCTCGCTCTCGTTCATGCAGGCCTCGGGGATCGCGATCGGCGCCGCCACCCTGGTGGGACGCTACGTCGGAGCCGACGACGACGACGCGGCCGAGCGCAGCTTCCGCTCTTCGCTCACCCTCGGCACCGTGCTCGGATTGGCGATCGCCGCGGTGTTCGTGCTCGTCCCCGAGCCGCTGATGCGGATCTTCACCGACGACCCGGCCGTCATCGCGCTGGGAGCGCCGCTGCTCGCGATGGGTGCTCTCTTCCAGCTCTTCGACGCGCTCGGGATCATCAGCGAGGGCGCGCTGCGCGGCGCGGGCGACACGCGTTGGCCTTTCGTGGTGCACACCCTGTTCGGCTGGGCGTTCTTCGTGCCCATCGCCTACCTGCTCGGGATCACCTGGGGGTACGGCCTCTACGGCGCCTGGGTGGGCGGACTCGCCTACGTGATCGGGCTCTCGAGCGTACTCGTCTGGCGGGTTCGGAGCGGTGCCTGGCGAGAGATCGAGATCTAG
- a CDS encoding YqgE/AlgH family protein, with product MRFSSLRSRSSRRRHRPGWRLAVIAAALGGLAAQSAEPPKPKPPQLAPAAGRYLVATDRIASGLFSQTVVFLVDYSEDGAMGLIVNRPTETPMEGLVPGAQQGQVYLGGPISQRYLMTLFSADAPPEKSKHITGNVFLTSDEATLRAIAESPDASARLRVYAGYAGWWPGQLDDEIERGQWIVARAPTDAIFDAAPESLWEKFHRRFHQVVTQRREAATGSAPAL from the coding sequence GTGCGATTCTCGTCGCTGCGCTCTCGCTCTTCGCGGCGCCGCCACCGACCCGGCTGGCGCCTCGCGGTGATCGCCGCCGCGCTCGGCGGACTCGCGGCCCAGTCCGCCGAACCGCCGAAACCGAAGCCGCCGCAGCTCGCGCCGGCAGCCGGACGCTACCTGGTGGCCACCGACCGCATCGCCAGCGGGCTCTTCAGCCAGACCGTGGTGTTTCTCGTCGACTACAGCGAGGACGGCGCCATGGGCCTGATCGTGAACCGCCCGACGGAGACCCCGATGGAGGGGCTCGTCCCGGGTGCCCAGCAGGGCCAGGTCTATCTCGGCGGGCCGATCTCCCAGCGGTATCTGATGACGCTCTTCTCCGCCGACGCTCCCCCGGAAAAGTCGAAGCACATCACCGGCAACGTGTTCCTCACCAGCGACGAAGCCACCCTGCGCGCAATCGCCGAGTCCCCGGACGCGAGTGCGCGACTGCGGGTGTATGCGGGTTACGCCGGCTGGTGGCCCGGCCAACTCGACGACGAGATCGAGCGCGGTCAGTGGATCGTGGCGCGTGCGCCCACCGACGCGATCTTCGACGCCGCCCCCGAGTCGCTCTGGGAGAAGTTCCACCGCCGCTTCCATCAGGTGGTGACCCAGCGGCGCGAAGCCGCGACCGGCAGCGCGCCCGCGCTCTAG
- a CDS encoding endonuclease/exonuclease/phosphatase family protein yields MLGPPRSTERNRRSRRKQREEPPRIDTPHLALLRAPRRPRAPVPLVGEFSVATYNVHRWTGLNGRSRPDPARAGFVISELGADLISLQEVLRPDNREDPLEALAEALGLHVAFAVTRVHKRGEIGNAILSRWPITAVTMLDLSNQIEKRVAVAAQLKSDDGELDVVATHLALADRTRRRQVKSILEHPRLDATPTLLMGDMNAWRNCKATRELDEALTEHDNLEWPASFPAASPVLALDRIYARGLSVLEIDVHDSRAARRASDHLPVVARVKLDSAPAELASGA; encoded by the coding sequence GTGCTGGGTCCCCCGCGATCGACCGAGCGGAACCGCCGCTCGCGGCGCAAGCAGCGTGAGGAGCCGCCGCGCATCGACACGCCGCACCTGGCGTTGCTGCGGGCCCCGCGTCGTCCGCGCGCCCCGGTTCCGCTGGTAGGCGAATTCAGCGTCGCCACCTACAACGTGCACCGCTGGACCGGTCTGAACGGTCGCAGCCGGCCCGACCCGGCCCGCGCCGGCTTCGTGATCTCGGAGCTCGGCGCCGACCTGATTTCGCTGCAAGAGGTATTGCGTCCGGACAACCGCGAGGATCCGCTGGAAGCGCTGGCCGAGGCGCTCGGTCTGCACGTCGCGTTCGCCGTGACCCGCGTGCACAAGCGCGGCGAGATCGGCAACGCGATCCTGTCGCGCTGGCCGATCACGGCCGTGACGATGCTCGACCTCTCGAATCAGATCGAGAAGCGGGTGGCCGTCGCCGCCCAGCTCAAGAGCGACGACGGTGAGCTCGACGTCGTGGCCACCCACCTCGCCCTCGCCGATCGCACGCGACGCCGTCAGGTGAAGTCGATCCTCGAGCACCCGCGGCTCGACGCGACGCCCACGCTGCTGATGGGCGACATGAACGCCTGGCGCAACTGCAAGGCGACCCGCGAACTCGACGAAGCACTCACCGAGCACGACAACCTCGAGTGGCCCGCGTCGTTCCCGGCGGCGAGCCCCGTGTTGGCGCTCGATCGGATCTACGCCCGCGGACTCTCGGTGCTCGAGATCGACGTCCACGACTCGCGGGCCGCGCGCCGGGCCTCGGACCACCTGCCGGTGGTCGCGCGCGTGAAGCTCGACAGCGCCCCCGCCGAGCTCGCCAGCGGAGCGTGA
- a CDS encoding aminotransferase class III-fold pyridoxal phosphate-dependent enzyme, producing MARAKSKSLASLLDAPRVREAAQALIEAVHAEAAERELSPKGYERVLRELGRMRGRPLPLPQVALGQGRGARVKLADGRTLIDFVSGIGTYLFGHSDPDLLETAVVAAAGDSVYQGHLMPGVEYHGLLKALLRHTGPRIKHGWLSVSGAMANENALKLVLQKHSPADRILAFERNFAGRSMAMAEITDKGAYREGLPLSGRTLYVPFYDPDNPHRTLAELDAHLARYPGRIAGMVFELIQGEGGYHTAPPEFFRSVMERCKQAGIAVWVDEVQTFARTGELFAFRTLGLEDWVDVVTCGKALQGSAALYTKAYNPKPGLIAGTYAGATTGLAVGSRIIERLENEGFLGGEGRIALLGARFDRWLDALRRRLPRAVGPSSGMGAMQAFIPFDGSAALVSAVVRTSFEEGLLVWSAGSNPGKIRMLLPVNITEEELESGLIVLEKALLRVAEEHGLSC from the coding sequence ATGGCCCGCGCCAAGTCGAAGTCCCTGGCCTCGCTGCTCGACGCGCCCCGCGTGCGCGAAGCGGCCCAGGCTCTGATCGAAGCCGTCCACGCCGAGGCCGCGGAGCGCGAACTCTCGCCGAAGGGCTACGAGCGCGTGCTGCGCGAGCTGGGACGCATGCGCGGCCGCCCGCTGCCGCTGCCCCAGGTGGCCCTCGGTCAGGGCCGCGGCGCCCGGGTGAAGCTCGCCGACGGGCGCACCCTGATCGACTTCGTGAGCGGAATCGGCACCTACCTATTTGGGCACTCGGATCCCGATCTGCTCGAGACGGCCGTCGTCGCGGCTGCGGGCGACAGCGTCTACCAGGGCCACCTGATGCCCGGCGTCGAGTACCACGGTCTCTTGAAGGCCCTGCTGCGGCACACCGGGCCGCGCATCAAGCACGGCTGGCTCTCGGTGTCGGGCGCGATGGCGAACGAGAACGCGCTGAAGCTCGTGCTGCAGAAGCACAGCCCGGCGGACCGCATCCTCGCCTTCGAGCGCAACTTCGCCGGGCGCAGCATGGCGATGGCCGAGATCACCGACAAGGGCGCCTACCGCGAGGGGCTGCCGCTGTCGGGCCGCACGCTCTACGTGCCCTTCTACGACCCGGACAACCCGCATCGCACCCTGGCCGAGCTCGATGCCCATCTGGCGCGCTACCCGGGCCGCATCGCGGGCATGGTGTTCGAGCTGATCCAGGGCGAAGGCGGCTACCACACCGCGCCGCCCGAGTTCTTTCGCAGCGTGATGGAACGCTGCAAGCAGGCGGGAATCGCCGTCTGGGTCGACGAAGTCCAGACCTTCGCCCGCACCGGCGAACTCTTCGCGTTTCGCACGCTCGGCCTCGAAGACTGGGTGGACGTCGTCACCTGCGGCAAGGCGCTCCAGGGCAGCGCCGCGCTCTACACGAAGGCCTACAACCCGAAGCCGGGCCTGATCGCCGGCACCTACGCCGGTGCCACCACCGGGCTGGCCGTCGGCTCGCGCATCATCGAGCGCCTCGAGAACGAGGGCTTCCTCGGGGGCGAGGGCCGCATCGCCCTGCTCGGCGCGCGCTTCGATCGCTGGCTCGACGCCCTGCGCCGACGCCTGCCGCGCGCGGTGGGCCCGTCGTCGGGCATGGGCGCGATGCAGGCCTTCATTCCCTTCGATGGCTCGGCCGCGCTGGTGAGCGCGGTCGTCCGCACCAGCTTCGAAGAGGGTCTGCTCGTGTGGTCGGCCGGCTCCAACCCGGGGAAGATCCGCATGCTGCTGCCGGTGAACATCACCGAAGAGGAGCTCGAGAGCGGACTGATCGTGCTCGAGAAGGCGCTGTTGCGCGTCGCCGAGGAGCACGGCCTGTCGTGCTAG
- a CDS encoding arginine N-succinyltransferase, with the protein MLVLRPIAAGDADALLDLARQLDSMNLPADPEFLAQRIAASERTFAGAIDDWRDGIYLFVLEDTDVGRPIGTSMILAKHGRPGNPYYWLEVTTEERRSDELDVRFEHKKLQLKSTEDGPTEIGGIVLDPAYRRHKARCGKALSIVRFAYMSMHPECFEREVIAEMLSPFEKTGNNLLWDAFGARFTGVPYRRADHLSSRSKQFIADLFPRDPVYTTLFPEEVQAVIGKPNETAVAALRILEKIGFRTLRQVDPFDGGPYVGASRDAIASVAERRQLVLPGLAREIPTTDETRLVLVAAEGRHGFRATVVPEDEHGDPCVSEPSREALGVAAGDRVSIVPLP; encoded by the coding sequence GTGCTAGTCCTGCGGCCGATCGCAGCGGGCGATGCGGACGCCCTGCTCGATCTCGCCCGGCAGCTCGACTCGATGAACCTGCCGGCGGATCCCGAGTTCCTCGCCCAGCGCATCGCGGCGTCGGAGCGCACCTTCGCGGGCGCCATCGACGACTGGCGTGACGGCATCTATCTGTTCGTGCTCGAGGACACCGACGTCGGCCGCCCGATCGGCACGAGCATGATCCTCGCGAAGCACGGTCGGCCCGGGAATCCCTATTACTGGCTCGAGGTGACGACCGAGGAACGCCGCAGCGATGAGCTCGACGTGCGCTTCGAGCACAAGAAGCTGCAGCTGAAATCCACCGAGGACGGTCCCACGGAGATCGGCGGCATCGTGCTCGACCCGGCCTATCGCCGGCACAAGGCGCGCTGCGGCAAGGCGCTGTCGATCGTGCGCTTCGCCTACATGTCGATGCACCCCGAGTGTTTCGAGCGTGAGGTGATCGCCGAGATGCTCTCGCCCTTCGAGAAGACCGGCAACAATCTCTTGTGGGACGCGTTCGGAGCGCGCTTCACGGGCGTGCCCTACCGAAGAGCCGACCACCTGTCGTCGCGCTCGAAGCAGTTCATCGCGGATCTCTTCCCGCGCGACCCGGTGTACACGACGCTCTTCCCAGAAGAGGTCCAGGCGGTGATCGGGAAGCCGAACGAGACCGCGGTCGCGGCCCTGCGCATCCTGGAGAAGATCGGCTTCCGCACGCTGCGCCAGGTGGATCCCTTCGACGGCGGTCCCTATGTGGGGGCATCGCGCGACGCGATCGCGTCGGTCGCCGAGCGCCGCCAGCTCGTGCTTCCCGGGCTCGCGAGAGAGATCCCCACCACCGACGAGACCCGCCTCGTGCTGGTTGCGGCCGAGGGGCGCCACGGCTTCCGCGCGACGGTCGTGCCCGAAGACGAACACGGCGACCCCTGTGTCTCCGAACCGTCGCGCGAGGCGCTCGGGGTCGCCGCCGGCGATCGCGTGTCGATCGTTCCGCTGCCGTGA
- a CDS encoding aldehyde dehydrogenase family protein: MSALLESRAPADPGDLVGSVPVASAADVDAAVTRAQQAFPAWRDAGADARRRVLERFAEIAAAKVDELAALIAREVGKAHWDALGEAKLLAPKVAVTLGDGLDLVADVVPAAGQRASYRPRGVLAVYGPFNFPAHLPNGHIVPALATGNAVVFKPSEESPIVGAWMADCWREAGLPEGVLEVVQGGPDTGRALAAADVDGILFTGSYATGRALQEATLDAPQKLLALELGGSNAMIVCADADLELAVAEAALSIAATTGQRCTCARRLFVERPILDEFQERLEGVLRGLRIGRPDDPDVFMGPLASAAAFARLEKQRGLAAEAGGERVLLVDPGLPAPFVGAGLVRFENTDQTHPYQREEIFGPEAALYPVGDLDHAIAATNDSDYGLAASVMTRERAKFEHAVGRIRTGILNWNKATVGASGRLPFGGSGKSGNDRPAGVTATLYCTAPQAHLENEAGFDPSTLPPGMPRP; encoded by the coding sequence GTGAGCGCCCTACTCGAGAGCCGCGCCCCGGCCGATCCCGGCGACCTCGTCGGGAGCGTCCCGGTCGCGAGCGCCGCCGATGTCGACGCTGCCGTCACGCGGGCGCAGCAGGCGTTCCCCGCCTGGCGGGATGCCGGAGCCGATGCGCGGCGGCGGGTGCTCGAGCGTTTCGCAGAGATTGCTGCGGCGAAGGTCGACGAACTCGCGGCGCTGATCGCGCGCGAAGTCGGCAAGGCGCATTGGGATGCCCTCGGCGAGGCGAAACTCCTGGCGCCGAAGGTCGCCGTCACCCTCGGCGACGGGCTCGACCTGGTGGCCGACGTCGTTCCCGCCGCGGGCCAGCGCGCGAGCTATCGGCCGCGCGGGGTCCTCGCGGTGTACGGCCCCTTCAACTTCCCGGCCCACCTTCCCAACGGTCACATCGTGCCCGCACTCGCGACGGGCAACGCGGTGGTCTTCAAGCCGAGCGAGGAATCGCCGATCGTAGGCGCCTGGATGGCCGATTGCTGGCGCGAAGCCGGCCTGCCCGAGGGCGTGCTCGAGGTCGTGCAGGGCGGGCCCGATACGGGACGGGCGCTGGCCGCGGCCGACGTCGACGGGATCCTCTTCACCGGCTCCTACGCGACCGGCCGCGCGCTGCAGGAAGCCACTCTCGACGCCCCTCAGAAGCTCCTCGCCCTCGAGCTCGGCGGCAGCAACGCGATGATCGTTTGCGCCGACGCCGACCTCGAGCTGGCCGTAGCCGAGGCGGCGCTGTCGATCGCAGCGACGACGGGCCAGCGCTGCACCTGTGCGCGACGCCTGTTCGTGGAGCGCCCCATCCTGGACGAGTTCCAGGAGCGCCTCGAAGGCGTGCTGCGCGGACTGCGCATCGGCCGCCCCGACGACCCCGACGTGTTCATGGGCCCCCTCGCCTCGGCCGCCGCGTTCGCGCGGCTCGAGAAGCAGCGGGGGCTGGCGGCGGAAGCCGGTGGCGAGCGCGTGCTGCTCGTGGATCCCGGCCTGCCCGCGCCCTTCGTCGGCGCCGGCCTCGTGCGCTTCGAGAACACGGACCAGACCCATCCGTATCAGCGCGAAGAGATCTTCGGCCCCGAAGCCGCACTCTACCCGGTGGGCGATCTCGATCATGCCATCGCTGCAACGAACGATTCGGACTACGGGCTCGCCGCGTCGGTGATGACGCGCGAGCGCGCGAAGTTCGAACACGCGGTCGGCCGCATCCGCACGGGCATCCTCAACTGGAACAAGGCCACCGTCGGTGCGTCGGGACGCCTGCCCTTCGGCGGCAGCGGCAAGAGCGGTAACGACCGACCGGCGGGTGTCACCGCCACCCTCTACTGCACGGCGCCCCAGGCCCACCTCGAGAACGAGGCGGGCTTCGACCCGAGCACCCTGCCGCCGGGGATGCCCCGCCCTTGA
- a CDS encoding arginine deiminase-related protein: MTDPTRASDAQRWVLMGDPAHFSVKGGANPHTRTRWGTRRNVDVARAQEQWRGLKGTLEDLGVRVVVVPPNPDWPGSVYPANAGFCFDVDTPRPAGEKRFVLSNLLPTREGEQAMYRAVLTEAGLPTETIDSALRFEGEADLFPAGDHYLFTHGRLEKQRFVPTWGFPPWKRVYGFRTDVRVKDLFEPELAPKEILRIELVLEAHYHGDTALAAFGAEREHLLVYREAIARGDWPRLVEHYGDALLELSREDAERYAANSFTYTPSDQSDTNRESYLLLPGGVSDRLQDQIRERGTTPLPVDVSEFLKKGGGSVKCMIGDLGPIGALGPETRSGTLHRGRPVPVG, translated from the coding sequence TTGACCGATCCTACGCGCGCGAGCGACGCCCAGCGCTGGGTGCTGATGGGCGACCCGGCCCACTTCAGCGTGAAGGGCGGCGCGAACCCCCATACGCGCACGCGCTGGGGCACCCGTCGCAACGTCGACGTCGCGCGTGCGCAAGAGCAGTGGCGCGGGCTGAAGGGCACCCTCGAAGACCTCGGCGTGCGTGTGGTGGTGGTGCCGCCGAATCCGGACTGGCCGGGCAGCGTGTACCCGGCGAACGCGGGCTTCTGCTTCGATGTCGACACGCCGCGACCCGCTGGCGAGAAACGCTTCGTGTTGTCGAACCTGTTGCCGACGCGCGAGGGCGAGCAGGCGATGTACCGCGCGGTCCTCACCGAGGCCGGCCTTCCCACCGAGACGATCGACTCGGCACTGCGCTTCGAGGGCGAGGCGGACCTCTTCCCGGCGGGCGATCACTATCTCTTCACCCACGGTCGGTTGGAGAAGCAGCGCTTCGTGCCCACCTGGGGCTTCCCGCCGTGGAAGCGCGTCTACGGCTTTCGCACCGACGTGCGCGTGAAGGATCTCTTCGAGCCCGAACTCGCGCCGAAGGAGATCCTGCGCATCGAGCTCGTGCTCGAGGCCCACTACCACGGCGACACGGCGCTGGCGGCGTTCGGAGCCGAGCGCGAACACCTGCTCGTCTACCGCGAGGCGATTGCCCGCGGCGACTGGCCCCGCCTCGTCGAGCACTACGGCGACGCGCTGCTCGAACTCTCGCGTGAGGACGCCGAGCGCTACGCCGCCAACTCCTTCACCTACACGCCCAGCGACCAGAGCGACACGAACCGCGAGAGCTACCTCTTGCTGCCCGGCGGCGTCTCCGACCGCCTGCAGGACCAGATCCGCGAACGCGGCACCACCCCCCTCCCCGTCGACGTCTCCGAGTTCCTCAAGAAAGGTGGCGGCTCGGTGAAGTGCATGATCGGGGACCTGGGGCCGATTGGGGCCCTTGGGCCGGAGACCCGGAGCGGGACTCTCCATCGTGGCCGGCCGGTCCCGGTCGGTTAG